A single Gambusia affinis linkage group LG20, SWU_Gaff_1.0, whole genome shotgun sequence DNA region contains:
- the tbc1d24 gene encoding TBC1 domain family member 24, translating into MAEEEYGAFVDWNQMGDLATSSGPTKVDCKELKEFKQLARQGYWAKNHKLRAQVYQQLIKSIPCRTVTPDADVYRDIIGDAAAKKPSSHIPLPEFVDGNPVPRYCLKVDAVASAHRIINCVAGQFPDISHCPSLPALTALLLHFSKDEAQCFEHVSRILACNEPGKRLLDQTFLAYESSCMTFGDLANKYCTAAHKLIVATAQDVMEVYADWQRWVLGDLPFGHMVRVLDVYLVEGYKVLYRVAIALLKFYRKHKTGGQAGQNQQQLDSGKIRSDIQAFVKGIGSTVTPEKLLEKSFAIRLINRKEITLLQLTNEKSLQQKGITVKQKRRNVQLALNPDTFSSEIVGAKEMHDIWSWIPERFALCQPELLFTTSTHGCSLSRFYSHCEGHEPTLLLIRTTDGDVCGAYLSSDWEDRKRGGNKLSYFGTGECFVFRLKPEMERYEWVVIRHPELASAIRPADPENPDDPAAADSPSADQSLQQPDKPPGELSPFLATRHFNLNSKNTSMFMAGNFDSIIVGGGGDSNALFIDAELNHGHTGRCTTFDNPPLCKESFQISLLEAWGFQDAMAH; encoded by the exons ATGGCTGAGGAGGAATACGGCGCGTTTGTGGACTGGAACCAGATGGGGGATCTGGCGACGAGCAGCGGGCCCACCAAGGTGGACTGCAAAGAGCTGAAGGAGTTCAAACAGCTGGCTCGCCAAGGCTACTGGGCCAAGAACCACAAACTGCGGGCTCAGGTCTATCAGCAGCTCATCAAGTCCATTCCGTGCCGCACCGTTACGCCGGATGCAGACGTGTACCGTGACATCATAGGTGACGCCGCCGCGAAGAAGCCGTCGTCTCACATCCCGCTGCCGGAGTTTGTGGACGGAAATCCGGTGCCGCGGTACTGCTTGAAGGTGGACGCGGTGGCCTCGGCGCACCGGATCATCAACTGCGTGGCGGGGCAGTTCCCAGACATCTCGCACTGCCCGTCCCTCCCGGCGCTCACCGCGCTGCTCCTCCACTTCAGCAAAGACGAGGCGCAGTGTTTCGAACACGTCAGCCGCATCCTGGCCTGCAACGAGCCGGGCAAACGGCTGCTGGACCAAACCTTCCTGGCCTACGAGTCCAGCTGCATGACCTTCGGCGACCTGGCCAACAAGTACTGCACGGCTGCGCACAAACTGATAGTCGCCACCGCCCAGGACGTGATGGAGGTCTACGCCGACTGGCAGCGCTGGGTGCTGGGCGACCTGCCGTTCGGCCACATGGTCCGGGTTCTGGATGTGTATCTGGTGGAGGGCTACAAGGTCCTCTACCGCGTTGCCATCGCCTTGCTCAAGTTTTACCGCAAACACAAAACGGGAGGCCAGGCGggacagaaccagcagcagctcgaCTCGGGGAAAATCCGCTCAGATATTCAGGCGTTCGTCAAAGGCATCGGCTCCACCGTCACGCCGGAGAAGCTGCTGGAGAAGTCCTTCGCCATCCGCCTGATCAACCGCAAGGAGATCACGCTGCTGCAGCTCACCAACGAGAAGTCGCTGCAGCAGAAAGGAATCACCGTCAAACAGAAGAG GCGGAACGTGCAGCTGGCTCTGAATCCCGACACGTTTTCCTCGGAGATCGTCGGCGCCAAGGAGATGCACGACATCTGGTCGTGGATCCCGGAGCGCTTCGCCCTCTGCCAGCCGGAGCTCCTCTTCACCACCTCCACCCACGGCTGCAGCCTCAGCAG GTTCTACTCTCACTGCGAAGGCCATGAACCCACTCTGCTCCTGATCCGAACCACCGATGGAGAT GTGTGTGGAGCTTACCTGTCGTCAGACTGGGAGGACAGGAAACGTGGAGGCAACAAGTTGAGCTATTTTGGCACTGGGGAGTGTTTTGTATTCAGg ctgaagcctGAGATGGAGCGCTACGAGTGGGTGGTGATCCGCCACCCTGAGCTGGCGTCGGCCATCCGGCCCGCTGATCCGGAGAATCCGGACGACCCGGCGGCCGCCGACAGTCCGAGCGCAGACCAGAGCCTCCAGCAGCCTGATAAACCTCCTGGAGAACTGTCGCCGTTTCTGGCGACGCGCCATTTCAACCTCAACTCCAAAAACACGTCGATGTTCATGGCTGGGAACTTCGACTCCATCATCGTGG GAGGCGGCGGCGACAGCAACGCGCTGTTCATCGACGCGGAGCTGAACCACGGCCACACCGGCCGCTGCACCACCTTCGACAACCCACCGCTCTGCAAGGAGAGCTTCCAGATTTCCCTGCTGGAGGCGTGGGGCTTCCAGGACGCCATGGCccactga
- the atp6v0cb gene encoding ATPase H+ transporting V0 subunit cb — MSSESPEYSPFFAVMGASAAMVFSALGAAYGTAKSGTGIAAMSVMRPELIMKSIIPVVMAGIIAIYGLVVAVLIANNISDKITLYKSFLHLGAGLSVGLSGLAAGFAIGIVGDAGVRGTAQQPRLFVGMILILIFAEVLGLYGLIVALILSTK, encoded by the exons ATGTCGAGCGAAAGCCCAGAGTACTCACCGTTCTTCGCAGTGATGGGAGCCTCCGCGGCTATGGTGTTCAGCG CCTTGGGAGCGGCCTACGGCACGGCTAAGAGCGGCACAGGCATCGCCGCCATGTCTGTGATGCGGCCGGAGCTCATCATGAAGTCCATCATCCCCGTGGTCATGGCTGGTATCATAGCCATCTACGGCCTGGTAGTAGCAGTGCTGATCGCCAACAACATCTCAGACAAAATCACTCTATACAA gAGTTTCCTCCACCTGGGCGCCGGGCTGAGCGTGGGCCTGAGCGGCTTGGCGGCGGGCTTCGCCATCGGCATCGTGGGCGACGCCGGCGTGCGGGGAACGGCCCAGCAGCCCCGGCTTTTCGTGGGCATGATCCTCATCCTGATCTTCGCCGAGGTCCTGGGTCTGTACGGGCTCATCGTCGCCCTCATCCTCTCCACGAAGTAA